Proteins from a genomic interval of Sphingomonas sp. Y38-1Y:
- a CDS encoding 2Fe-2S iron-sulfur cluster-binding protein, which produces MPQLIVVDRKGEERAVEGEVGLSVMEVIRDNGFDELLALCGGCCSCATCHVHVDEAFLDRLPPMSEDEDDLLDSSSGRDATSRLSCQLQFTGALDGLKVRIADED; this is translated from the coding sequence ATGCCGCAGCTTATCGTCGTCGATCGCAAGGGGGAAGAACGCGCCGTCGAGGGCGAGGTCGGCCTGTCGGTGATGGAGGTCATTCGCGACAACGGCTTCGACGAGCTGCTCGCGCTGTGCGGCGGCTGCTGCTCTTGCGCGACGTGCCACGTCCATGTCGACGAGGCGTTTCTCGACCGCCTGCCGCCGATGAGCGAGGACGAGGACGACCTGCTCGACAGCTCGTCCGGCCGCGACGCGACCTCGCGCCTGTCCTGCCAGCTTCAGTTCACGGGCGCGCTGGACGGGCTGAAGGTGCGGATCGCAGACGAAGATTGA
- a CDS encoding DNA-3-methyladenine glycosylase 2 family protein has protein sequence MGLSAEQLREHLDALAAIEPAYAAAIGRVGYPAPRISNRGVATLLRTIVGQQVSTQSAEAVWRRLEAALGGDATDTSAWAAASDETLRGAGLSRQKMGYARSLAGLVESGELDLANLPSDDEAAVAELVKVKGIGRWSAEIYLLFAEGRPDIWPAGDLAVQIEVGRIMGLPERPSEKLTREIAEAWKPHRGAAAIFTWHHYRSDMQVI, from the coding sequence ATGGGGTTGAGCGCCGAGCAGCTGCGCGAGCATCTGGATGCGCTGGCCGCGATCGAGCCCGCATACGCCGCGGCGATCGGGCGCGTGGGCTATCCCGCGCCCCGCATCAGCAATCGCGGCGTGGCGACGCTCTTGCGCACCATCGTCGGCCAGCAGGTGAGCACCCAGTCGGCCGAGGCGGTGTGGCGGCGGCTGGAGGCGGCGCTGGGCGGCGACGCGACCGACACCAGCGCCTGGGCTGCGGCGAGCGACGAGACGCTCCGCGGCGCCGGGCTGTCGCGTCAGAAGATGGGCTATGCGCGCAGCCTGGCGGGTTTGGTCGAGAGCGGCGAGCTCGACCTCGCCAACCTGCCCTCCGATGACGAAGCGGCGGTGGCGGAGCTCGTCAAGGTCAAGGGGATCGGCCGCTGGTCGGCGGAGATCTACCTGCTGTTCGCCGAGGGGCGGCCCGATATCTGGCCGGCCGGCGACCTTGCCGTCCAGATCGAGGTCGGCCGCATCATGGGCCTGCCCGAACGGCCGAGCGAGAAGCTGACCCGCGAGATCGCCGAAGCGTGGAAACCGCATCGCGGTGCCGCAGCGATCTTCACCTGGCACCATTATCGCAGCGACATGCAGGTGATCTGA
- a CDS encoding MFS transporter: MDKPRQSMAALWNISFGFFGIQIAFALQNANVSRIFQSLGGEIDQLAFLWIAGPVTGLLVQPIIGHYSDRTWSRFGRRRPFFLGGAILAALALVGMPHAGVLLTAAIMLWLLDASLNISMEPFRAFVGDMLGKDQQTAGYAFQTAFIGAGAVVGSLAPELLNMAGVANTAPAGIIPPSVRFAFYIGAAAILIAVLWTVLTTREYPPEQMATFAGRAASEHEGQVVAPANGPLWALAGVVLSGAVYALALDKAVYVLGGALVAFGLARVAARAMAAGGSRGALVLINSDLAQMPPTMRRLALVQFFTWSALFILWIYTTPVVTQVVFGSTDPTSAAYNQGANWVGVLFASYNGVATIGAFLLPWLAGRIGKVRTHVIGLLSGAAGFATILVTRDAQTLLVAMVFIGIAWASILTMPYAILAGSLDPRKYGIYMGLFNIFIVVPQLIVATVMGAVINAFFPGAPVWTMAIGAGVMILAAAAMLRVREE, encoded by the coding sequence ATGGACAAGCCGCGCCAGAGCATGGCCGCTCTCTGGAACATCTCGTTCGGCTTTTTCGGCATCCAGATCGCGTTCGCGCTCCAGAACGCCAATGTCAGCCGCATCTTCCAGTCGCTGGGCGGCGAGATCGACCAGCTCGCCTTCCTGTGGATCGCCGGACCCGTGACGGGGCTGCTCGTCCAGCCGATCATCGGCCATTATTCGGATCGCACCTGGAGCCGCTTCGGTCGTCGTCGCCCCTTTTTCCTGGGCGGCGCGATCCTCGCCGCGCTCGCGCTGGTCGGGATGCCGCATGCGGGCGTGCTGCTGACGGCGGCGATCATGCTGTGGCTGCTCGACGCCTCGCTCAACATCTCGATGGAGCCGTTCCGCGCCTTTGTCGGCGACATGCTGGGCAAGGATCAGCAGACCGCGGGCTACGCCTTCCAGACCGCGTTCATCGGCGCGGGGGCGGTGGTCGGCTCGCTGGCGCCGGAGCTCCTCAACATGGCGGGCGTCGCCAACACTGCGCCGGCCGGGATCATCCCGCCCTCGGTCCGCTTTGCCTTCTACATCGGAGCGGCGGCGATCCTGATCGCGGTGCTGTGGACCGTCCTCACCACCCGCGAATACCCGCCCGAGCAGATGGCCACGTTCGCCGGCCGCGCCGCGTCCGAGCATGAGGGTCAGGTCGTCGCGCCCGCCAACGGCCCACTCTGGGCACTCGCGGGCGTGGTCCTCAGCGGCGCGGTCTATGCGCTCGCGCTCGACAAGGCGGTCTATGTTCTGGGCGGCGCGCTGGTCGCGTTCGGGCTGGCACGCGTCGCGGCGCGAGCGATGGCAGCGGGCGGCAGCCGCGGCGCGCTCGTCCTCATCAACTCCGACCTGGCGCAGATGCCGCCGACGATGCGCCGCCTCGCGCTCGTCCAGTTCTTCACCTGGTCGGCGCTGTTCATCCTCTGGATCTACACCACGCCCGTCGTGACGCAGGTCGTGTTCGGCTCCACCGACCCGACCAGCGCCGCCTATAACCAGGGTGCGAACTGGGTCGGCGTGCTGTTCGCCAGCTACAACGGCGTCGCCACGATCGGCGCGTTCCTGCTCCCCTGGCTTGCCGGACGTATCGGCAAGGTGCGAACGCACGTCATCGGCCTGCTCAGCGGCGCGGCCGGCTTCGCGACGATCCTGGTGACGCGCGACGCGCAAACGCTGCTCGTGGCGATGGTGTTCATCGGCATCGCCTGGGCATCGATCCTGACCATGCCCTACGCGATCCTGGCCGGCAGTCTCGATCCGCGAAAATACGGCATCTACATGGGATTGTTCAACATCTTCATCGTCGTGCCACAGCTGATCGTGGCGACGGTTATGGGCGCGGTCATCAACGCCTTCTTCCCCGGCGCCCCCGTCTGGACGATGGCGATCGGCGCAGGCGTCATGATCCTTGCCGCCGCTGCAATGCTCCGCGTTCGCGAGGAATAG
- a CDS encoding alpha-amylase family glycosyl hydrolase encodes MKRLVAALSLACMASPAAAQQLPLRERLPSEEVIYFVLPDRFDNGDPGNDRGGIRGDRLAHGFDPTDKAFFQGGDLKGVMKRLDYIQALGVTAIWLTPVFKNKAVQGGPGQESAGYHGYWVTDFTTVDPHLGTDAEFKALVDAAHARGMKVYMDIIANHTADVLYFAECEGKPACPYRSRADYPYSRRGGIGGKAINSGFAGDQVQTAANFARLTDPNYAYTVKVKPAERNVKVPAWLNDPIYYHNRGNTTFSNESSTMGDFVGLDDLMTENPRVVSGMIDIFGGWIDRFGIDGYRIDTARHVNPEFWAAFVPAMLERARAKGIPNFHIFGEAAWSELEIGLLQRHTVVDKLPAVLDFAFATAVQQVVAEGKPTAALAKLFMGDAMYAGGEATALQLPTFIGNHDQGRFAMFVMKANPSAADAELLARTRLGHEMLLTLRGVPTIYYGDEQGFAGKGNDQAARQTMFASKTPAYLDDKLVGTARTHGEPHWGTDHPLFGTIATLAKLRRATPALSHGRQVTRAYLDDKPGLFAVSRFDPGTDAEVVVAFNSSPAPITANVEVETRSMRFRPLYGAGCPAAASAPGSMRVTIAPFSTIVCAAEPAR; translated from the coding sequence ATGAAGCGACTTGTCGCTGCGCTTTCGCTCGCCTGCATGGCGTCGCCCGCTGCCGCCCAGCAGCTTCCGCTGCGCGAGCGGTTGCCGAGCGAAGAAGTCATCTACTTCGTGCTGCCCGACCGCTTCGACAATGGCGATCCCGGCAACGACCGCGGCGGCATTCGCGGCGACCGGCTGGCGCACGGCTTCGACCCGACCGACAAGGCGTTCTTTCAGGGCGGCGACCTCAAGGGCGTGATGAAGCGCCTCGACTATATTCAGGCGCTGGGCGTCACCGCGATCTGGCTGACCCCGGTTTTCAAGAACAAGGCGGTGCAGGGCGGGCCGGGGCAGGAGTCCGCTGGCTACCACGGCTATTGGGTTACGGACTTCACGACAGTCGATCCGCATTTGGGCACCGATGCCGAGTTCAAGGCGCTGGTCGACGCGGCGCATGCGCGGGGCATGAAGGTCTATATGGACATCATTGCCAATCACACGGCGGACGTCCTCTATTTCGCCGAGTGCGAGGGGAAGCCGGCATGCCCCTATCGCAGCCGCGCCGACTATCCCTATTCGCGCCGCGGCGGGATCGGCGGCAAGGCGATCAACAGCGGCTTTGCGGGCGATCAGGTGCAGACGGCGGCGAATTTCGCGCGGCTGACCGACCCCAACTACGCCTACACGGTCAAGGTGAAGCCGGCCGAGCGGAACGTGAAGGTGCCTGCCTGGCTGAACGATCCGATCTATTACCATAACCGCGGCAACACGACCTTCTCGAACGAGAGTTCGACGATGGGCGACTTTGTCGGCCTCGACGACCTGATGACCGAGAACCCGCGGGTCGTCTCGGGCATGATCGACATCTTCGGCGGGTGGATCGACCGGTTCGGCATCGACGGCTATCGCATCGACACCGCGCGGCACGTGAACCCGGAGTTCTGGGCGGCGTTCGTGCCGGCGATGCTGGAGCGTGCCAGGGCCAAGGGCATTCCCAACTTCCACATCTTTGGCGAGGCGGCCTGGTCCGAGCTCGAGATCGGGCTGCTCCAGCGGCATACGGTCGTCGACAAGCTGCCCGCGGTGCTCGACTTCGCCTTCGCGACGGCGGTGCAGCAGGTGGTGGCGGAGGGCAAGCCGACCGCCGCGCTCGCCAAGCTGTTCATGGGCGACGCCATGTACGCCGGCGGCGAGGCGACGGCGCTGCAACTGCCGACCTTCATCGGCAATCACGACCAGGGCCGCTTCGCGATGTTCGTGATGAAGGCCAACCCGTCTGCCGCCGACGCCGAGCTGCTAGCGCGGACGCGGCTGGGGCACGAGATGCTGCTGACACTGCGCGGCGTGCCGACGATCTATTATGGCGACGAGCAGGGCTTTGCCGGGAAGGGCAACGACCAGGCCGCACGCCAGACGATGTTCGCGAGCAAGACGCCCGCCTATCTGGACGACAAGCTCGTCGGCACGGCGCGCACGCATGGCGAGCCGCATTGGGGCACCGATCACCCGCTGTTCGGGACGATCGCGACGCTCGCGAAGCTGCGCCGCGCGACGCCGGCGCTGTCGCACGGGCGGCAGGTAACGCGCGCGTACCTCGACGACAAGCCGGGGCTGTTCGCCGTCAGCCGCTTCGATCCCGGCACCGATGCCGAGGTGGTGGTCGCCTTCAACAGCTCGCCCGCGCCGATCACCGCCAATGTCGAGGTCGAGACGCGATCGATGCGCTTTCGCCCGCTCTATGGCGCCGGCTGCCCCGCCGCCGCGAGCGCGCCGGGAAGCATGCGCGTGACGATCGCGCCCTTCTCCACAATCGTCTGCGCCGCGGAGCCGGCGCGATGA
- a CDS encoding TonB-dependent receptor translates to MKTRSTMRAALLGATGLSLAAFAAPAMAQDAGDTTDPAAQEAPADDIVVTGFRASLESAVNAKKSRDQVVESVSAEDIARLPDASIAESIARLPGLTSQRISGRSSGVSIRGFAPDFSTTLLNGREQTSTGDNRAVEYDQYPSEVVNQVLVYKTAQATLIGQGLSGTVDLKTIRPLEYGKRTLAVGGRGVYTDLGKLNAGSKEYGYRVFGTYVDQFADDTIGVVLSANYLNEPYQIQEFNAWGYADAGAIAPNAGVIGGSKSYVTSTNLKRLGLQGTVQWRPVPNYTITLDGFYSDFDDPQIKRGIELPLAFGNATLTQANVEGGFVTSGTFSGVEGVIRNDSFSRKAKLYSFGMNQRWEGDDGWNAMFDLSYSKTDRSETIIETYAGTGYGANVGARDTIGFTSGSTGTVFSPTLNYSDPGLILLTDPQGWGGANLQAGYYNDRIVKDEIQQYRGEVEKEMEGFLRSVQFGLNYTRREKSLTPDEALIQLTGGLRERRIPAEYLLEPTNLSYLGLGPMVSYDPAELLAGGIYQLSPNTSLDIPAKAFRVNEDVMSAYLQANIDHEIGASVLTGNVGVQFVSTVQKSSGLVAAGGVLQPVTEGDDYIDVLPVVNLSLRFPSDFVIRVGAARQMQRARLDDMRVAIAYGYNTALDLYTGSGGNPVLRPIRSNSFDLTLEKYFGTRGYIALQGFYKDLKSFVYNLEVPFDYSAYPKPAGLRPPTDLGLLTQPINGEGGNIYGAELAATLPLGEFVGALDGFGVTGGVSYTQTEIQPTPGAPAEDIPGYSKWVANGTAYFEKWGFNLRGSVRYRSTFVGELSGFGGNRVRRRALDETIVDAQVGYDFQEGSALEGVSLFIQGQNLTDEPFVTVDPRDDRAIIDHQQFGRRFLAGATLRF, encoded by the coding sequence ATGAAGACTCGATCGACGATGCGTGCCGCGCTGCTGGGCGCCACCGGGCTTTCGCTGGCGGCGTTCGCTGCCCCCGCCATGGCGCAGGACGCCGGCGACACCACCGATCCCGCCGCGCAGGAAGCGCCCGCCGACGACATCGTCGTGACCGGCTTCCGCGCCAGCCTGGAGAGCGCGGTGAATGCCAAGAAGTCGCGCGACCAGGTCGTTGAATCGGTGTCGGCCGAGGATATCGCCCGCCTGCCCGACGCCTCGATCGCGGAATCGATCGCGCGCCTGCCGGGCCTGACGTCGCAGCGTATCTCGGGCCGCTCGTCGGGCGTCTCGATCCGCGGCTTCGCGCCCGATTTCTCGACCACGCTGCTGAACGGCCGCGAGCAGACCTCCACCGGCGACAACCGCGCGGTCGAGTACGACCAGTATCCGTCTGAAGTCGTCAACCAAGTGCTCGTCTACAAGACGGCCCAGGCGACGCTGATTGGCCAAGGCCTGTCGGGCACCGTCGATCTTAAGACGATCCGCCCGCTCGAATATGGCAAGCGCACGCTCGCGGTCGGTGGCCGCGGCGTCTATACCGACCTCGGCAAGCTCAATGCGGGCTCGAAGGAATATGGGTACCGCGTGTTCGGCACCTATGTCGATCAGTTTGCGGACGACACGATCGGCGTCGTCCTGTCGGCCAACTACCTCAACGAGCCGTACCAGATCCAGGAATTCAACGCGTGGGGCTATGCCGATGCCGGCGCGATCGCGCCCAATGCCGGCGTGATCGGCGGGTCGAAGTCCTACGTCACCTCGACCAACCTCAAGCGCCTGGGCCTTCAGGGCACGGTGCAGTGGCGGCCGGTGCCCAACTACACGATCACGCTCGACGGCTTCTATTCGGACTTCGACGATCCGCAGATCAAGCGCGGCATCGAGCTGCCGCTGGCGTTCGGCAACGCCACGCTGACGCAGGCGAACGTCGAGGGCGGCTTCGTCACCTCCGGCACCTTCTCGGGCGTGGAGGGCGTGATCCGCAACGACAGCTTCAGCCGCAAGGCCAAGCTCTATTCGTTCGGCATGAACCAGCGCTGGGAGGGCGACGATGGCTGGAACGCCATGTTCGACCTCAGCTATTCGAAGACCGATCGCAGCGAGACGATCATCGAGACCTATGCCGGCACCGGCTATGGCGCCAACGTCGGCGCACGCGACACGATCGGCTTTACCAGCGGGTCGACGGGCACCGTCTTCTCGCCGACGCTCAACTATTCCGACCCGGGCCTCATTCTGCTCACCGACCCGCAGGGTTGGGGCGGCGCCAACCTTCAGGCGGGCTATTACAACGACCGCATCGTCAAGGACGAGATCCAGCAGTATCGCGGTGAGGTCGAGAAGGAGATGGAGGGCTTCCTCCGCTCGGTGCAGTTCGGCCTCAACTATACTCGCCGCGAGAAGTCGCTGACGCCGGACGAGGCGCTGATCCAGCTGACCGGCGGGCTGCGCGAGCGGCGCATCCCGGCCGAGTATCTGCTCGAGCCGACCAACCTGTCCTATCTGGGGCTGGGGCCGATGGTCAGCTACGATCCGGCCGAACTGCTGGCGGGCGGCATCTATCAGCTCTCGCCCAACACCAGCCTCGACATTCCGGCCAAGGCGTTCCGCGTCAACGAGGACGTGATGAGCGCGTATCTTCAGGCGAACATCGACCACGAGATCGGCGCGTCGGTGCTGACCGGCAATGTCGGCGTCCAGTTCGTGTCGACGGTGCAGAAGTCGTCGGGCCTGGTCGCCGCGGGCGGCGTGCTCCAGCCGGTGACGGAGGGCGACGACTATATCGACGTGCTGCCCGTCGTGAACCTGTCGCTGCGCTTCCCCAGCGACTTCGTCATCCGCGTCGGTGCCGCGCGGCAGATGCAGCGTGCGCGGCTGGACGACATGCGTGTCGCCATCGCCTATGGCTACAACACCGCGCTCGACCTCTACACCGGCAGCGGCGGCAACCCCGTGCTGCGGCCGATCCGGTCGAACTCGTTCGACCTGACGCTGGAGAAGTATTTCGGCACGCGCGGCTATATCGCGCTCCAGGGGTTCTACAAGGATCTCAAGAGCTTCGTGTACAATCTCGAGGTGCCGTTCGACTATAGCGCCTACCCCAAGCCCGCCGGCCTGCGCCCGCCGACGGACCTGGGTCTGCTGACCCAGCCGATCAACGGCGAGGGTGGCAACATCTATGGCGCGGAGCTTGCCGCGACGCTGCCGCTCGGCGAGTTCGTCGGTGCACTGGACGGCTTCGGCGTGACCGGCGGCGTCAGCTATACGCAGACGGAGATCCAGCCGACGCCGGGCGCGCCGGCCGAGGACATCCCCGGTTATTCGAAGTGGGTCGCAAACGGCACTGCCTATTTCGAGAAGTGGGGCTTCAACCTGCGCGGCTCGGTCCGGTACCGCTCGACCTTCGTCGGCGAGCTGTCGGGCTTCGGCGGCAACCGCGTGCGTCGCCGCGCGCTGGACGAGACGATCGTCGATGCGCAGGTCGGCTACGACTTCCAGGAGGGATCGGCGCTGGAGGGCGTTTCCCTCTTCATCCAGGGCCAGAACCTGACCGACGAGCCGTTCGTGACCGTCGATCCGCGCGACGACCGCGCGATCATCGACCACCAGCAGTTCGGACGCCGCTTCCTGGCGGGTGCGACGCTTCGCTTCTGA
- a CDS encoding alpha-amylase family glycosyl hydrolase: MSSAPLAIPAAAEPWWKGAVIYQIYPRSFADANGDGIGDLPGITSRLGHVADLGVDAIWISPFFTSPMRDFGYDIADFCGVDPVFGTIADFDALVARAHDLGLKVMIDQVYSHSSDQHPWFAESRSSRDNPKADWYVWADPKPDGSPPSNWQSVFGGPAWQWDARRGQYYLHNFLVEQPDLNLHNPAVQDAILGAARFWLERGVDGFRLDALNFAMHDPLLRDNPPLPPSNRARSRPFDFQDKIHNQSHPDIPRFIERLAGEMRSHGAIFSMAEVGGDHWAREMALYTAGDRRLDSAYGFNFLYAERLTPGLIVDALAAWPDVPGHGWPSWAFENHDAPRAISRWTTPEHAAGFARLKMLLLLSLRGNAILYQGEELGLTQVDIPFDRLVDPEAIANWPMTLSRDGVRTPMPWAAEAPDHDFGSAEPWLPHGPDHGALAVDVQAADPRSLLHWTRRLIALRHAEPSLAHGSIEVRQAEGEVIVFERRAPGAAPILCAFNLGTEPVRTALPPHRVLAATGEIEGDRLGPHAALVARLA, translated from the coding sequence ATGAGCAGCGCGCCGCTTGCCATTCCGGCCGCCGCCGAACCCTGGTGGAAGGGGGCGGTGATCTATCAGATCTATCCGCGAAGCTTCGCCGACGCGAACGGTGACGGGATCGGCGACCTGCCGGGGATCACGTCGCGGCTCGGCCATGTCGCGGACTTGGGCGTGGACGCTATCTGGATCTCGCCCTTCTTCACCTCGCCGATGCGCGACTTCGGCTATGACATCGCCGATTTTTGCGGCGTCGATCCGGTGTTCGGGACGATTGCGGACTTCGACGCGCTGGTGGCGCGCGCGCACGATCTGGGCCTCAAAGTCATGATCGACCAGGTCTATTCGCACTCGTCGGACCAGCATCCCTGGTTCGCCGAGAGCCGGTCGAGCCGCGACAACCCAAAGGCCGACTGGTATGTCTGGGCCGATCCCAAGCCCGACGGCTCGCCGCCGTCGAACTGGCAGTCGGTGTTTGGCGGCCCGGCGTGGCAATGGGATGCACGGCGCGGTCAATATTATCTGCACAACTTCCTGGTCGAGCAGCCCGACCTCAACCTCCACAATCCGGCGGTGCAGGACGCGATCCTGGGTGCGGCGCGCTTCTGGCTGGAGCGGGGGGTGGACGGGTTTCGCCTAGACGCGCTCAACTTCGCGATGCACGACCCGTTGCTGCGCGACAATCCGCCGCTGCCGCCGTCCAACCGCGCCCGCTCGCGGCCGTTCGACTTCCAGGACAAGATCCACAACCAGAGCCATCCCGACATTCCCCGCTTCATCGAGCGGCTGGCGGGCGAGATGCGCAGCCACGGCGCGATCTTCTCGATGGCGGAGGTGGGCGGTGACCATTGGGCGCGGGAGATGGCGCTCTATACCGCGGGCGACCGGCGGCTCGACAGCGCCTATGGCTTCAACTTCCTTTATGCCGAGCGGCTGACGCCGGGGCTGATCGTCGATGCGCTGGCGGCATGGCCGGACGTGCCGGGCCATGGCTGGCCGAGTTGGGCGTTCGAGAATCACGACGCGCCGCGCGCGATCTCCCGCTGGACCACGCCGGAGCATGCCGCTGGCTTCGCGCGGCTCAAGATGCTGCTGCTCTTGTCGCTGCGCGGCAACGCCATCCTGTACCAGGGCGAGGAACTGGGGCTGACGCAGGTCGACATTCCGTTCGACCGGCTGGTCGACCCGGAGGCGATCGCCAACTGGCCGATGACGCTGTCGCGCGACGGCGTGCGCACGCCGATGCCTTGGGCGGCGGAGGCGCCGGACCATGATTTCGGCTCGGCAGAGCCGTGGCTGCCGCACGGCCCCGACCACGGTGCGCTGGCGGTCGACGTCCAGGCGGCCGATCCGCGCTCGCTCCTCCATTGGACGCGGCGGCTGATCGCGCTGCGCCATGCCGAGCCGAGCCTGGCGCATGGCAGCATCGAGGTGCGGCAAGCCGAGGGCGAGGTGATCGTGTTCGAGCGTCGGGCACCGGGCGCCGCGCCGATCCTCTGCGCGTTCAATCTCGGCACCGAGCCGGTTCGGACCGCGCTGCCGCCGCACCGCGTGCTCGCCGCGACCGGCGAGATCGAGGGCGATCGGCTAGGACCGCACGCGGCGCTGGTGGCGCGGCTCGCTTAG
- a CDS encoding LacI family DNA-binding transcriptional regulator — protein sequence MNRPASQRPTSFDIAYRAGVSQPTVSRALRGSTSVSAETRARIEAIARELGYAVDKNASSLRSQQSHTLALLFFEDPTADASLINPFFLSMLGWITRHTANAGYDLLISFQQLSGDWHKAYEDSRKADGIILLGYGDYALYRPRLEQLHAQGTHYVRWGSPEPGDGGATIGCDNRAGGRMATEHLIAHGRRRIAFLGAGNDHYPEFRDRYLGYRDALAAAGITADSALQVDAITLEQAGADAVAALFDRGVAFDGVVAASDLIAIGAMQALERRGYDVPRAVSVVGFDDIPAAQQASPPLTTVQQDARGAGERLVTTLLDRIAGREPATGPLPVRLIVRSSCGAHTNT from the coding sequence ATGAACCGCCCGGCGTCACAGCGCCCCACCTCCTTCGACATCGCCTATCGCGCCGGCGTCTCTCAGCCGACGGTCAGCCGGGCGCTGCGCGGATCGACGTCGGTCAGCGCCGAAACGCGCGCCCGGATCGAGGCGATCGCGCGCGAACTGGGCTATGCGGTGGACAAGAACGCCTCGTCGCTGCGCAGCCAGCAGTCGCATACGCTGGCGCTCCTCTTCTTCGAGGATCCGACGGCGGATGCGAGCCTCATCAACCCGTTCTTCCTGTCGATGCTCGGCTGGATCACGCGGCACACCGCCAATGCCGGCTACGACCTCCTCATCTCGTTCCAGCAGCTGTCGGGCGACTGGCACAAGGCGTATGAGGACAGCCGCAAGGCGGACGGGATCATCCTGCTTGGATACGGCGACTATGCGCTCTATCGCCCGCGCCTCGAACAATTGCATGCACAAGGGACGCACTATGTCCGCTGGGGCTCGCCAGAGCCCGGCGACGGCGGTGCGACGATCGGCTGCGACAATCGCGCCGGGGGGCGAATGGCGACCGAGCACCTGATCGCCCACGGCCGCCGCCGCATCGCGTTCCTGGGTGCCGGCAACGACCATTACCCCGAGTTTCGCGACCGCTATCTCGGCTATCGCGACGCGCTGGCGGCGGCGGGGATAACGGCCGATTCCGCGCTTCAGGTCGATGCGATCACGCTGGAACAGGCGGGTGCCGACGCGGTCGCGGCCTTGTTCGACCGCGGCGTCGCGTTCGATGGCGTCGTCGCCGCGTCCGACCTGATCGCGATCGGCGCGATGCAGGCGCTGGAGCGGCGCGGATATGACGTGCCTCGCGCCGTCTCCGTCGTCGGCTTCGACGACATCCCCGCCGCCCAGCAAGCCTCGCCCCCGCTCACCACCGTCCAGCAGGATGCGCGCGGCGCGGGCGAGCGCCTGGTCACCACGCTCCTCGACCGCATCGCCGGACGCGAGCCCGCGACCGGCCCCCTCCCCGTCCGGCTGATCGTCCGCTCTAGCTGCGGCGCGCATACGAATACGTGA
- a CDS encoding aldo/keto reductase: MLDLNDGNRIPALGFGTWQIADAVAPLIVRKAVDIGYQLIDTAAIYGNERGVGEGLASIDDLFLTTKLWNDRHEDAEAALDESLALLGRDSVDLYLIHWPVAGSDTYLGAWEALIRLREAGKTRSIGVSNFLPEQIDRLIEATGVTPALNQIELHPRFQQVEARAFHAECGIVTQSWSPLGKGGLLSDPAIVQIAEKQGATPAQVVLAWHLALGLSVIPKASDEAHARDNFGATGVTLDEDDLAVIAALDDEDGRTGPDPRTMGV, translated from the coding sequence ATGCTCGACCTCAACGACGGCAACCGCATCCCCGCGCTCGGCTTCGGCACCTGGCAGATCGCCGATGCGGTCGCGCCGCTGATCGTGCGCAAGGCGGTGGATATCGGCTACCAGCTGATCGACACCGCCGCGATCTATGGCAACGAACGCGGAGTGGGCGAGGGGCTCGCCAGCATCGACGACTTGTTCCTGACGACCAAGCTCTGGAACGACCGGCACGAGGATGCCGAGGCGGCGCTAGACGAGAGCTTGGCGCTGCTGGGGCGCGACAGCGTCGACCTTTATTTGATCCACTGGCCGGTGGCGGGTAGCGACACCTACCTCGGTGCTTGGGAAGCACTGATCCGGCTGCGCGAGGCGGGCAAGACGCGGTCGATCGGCGTGTCCAACTTCCTGCCCGAGCAGATCGACCGGCTGATCGAGGCGACGGGCGTCACGCCGGCACTCAACCAGATCGAGCTGCATCCGCGTTTCCAGCAGGTCGAGGCGCGCGCTTTTCATGCCGAGTGCGGGATCGTCACGCAGAGCTGGAGCCCGCTGGGCAAGGGCGGGCTGCTGTCCGATCCGGCAATCGTCCAGATCGCCGAGAAGCAGGGGGCGACACCGGCGCAGGTGGTGCTGGCGTGGCACCTGGCGCTCGGTTTGTCGGTGATCCCCAAGGCGTCCGACGAGGCGCATGCCCGCGACAATTTCGGTGCGACCGGGGTGACGCTGGACGAGGACGACTTGGCGGTGATCGCGGCGCTGGATGACGAGGATGGCCGGACGGGCCCTGATCCGCGGACGATGGGGGTGTGA